In Rhodoferax koreense, a genomic segment contains:
- a CDS encoding helix-turn-helix domain-containing protein, which yields MFKTDAIELIQRTAARSSRKASGWVSAASAAMEGLAHLGLVAEPDGNKSKRGAEQAAEHEAEFKVSHRLLRCGGCGSGKRDRWATELVAAAADRDNHQRLVVVAVVVVAGRFGAIDANLRLSAWQFAPANCAMHCVGSGSGSSLLAPMTSALKTDQSAAVALRDVRTAETAKTSSHLDGLRRFAGHTPTALRVRLHQGQQADPEAVAWLGSLPPSQITDGCLGASGLGGDLRLGQTANGLNLGDDVFPFHAPTITYLRYLCNGFQLPEFPTVQKMATDYGSRLRAARKHAKLTQIQLQEATGIPQSTISTAERIGHGSAETPVYAKACGVDAHWLATGLGDMLGGAAQNASEACEMSNNPNPRETPGYLLIRMVDILGTLTSGTRGAAAELISEAIKTPGLAESNAAKLEGMLTSSSDVSQPQPSQWAPPRKQTPHAEIPGKTDKRSRNTGT from the coding sequence ATGTTCAAAACTGACGCAATCGAATTGATCCAGCGCACCGCTGCCCGCAGTAGCAGGAAGGCCAGCGGCTGGGTTAGCGCCGCAAGTGCGGCTATGGAGGGCTTGGCGCATCTCGGGTTAGTCGCCGAGCCAGACGGCAACAAGAGCAAGCGCGGAGCAGAACAAGCAGCCGAGCACGAAGCCGAGTTCAAGGTCAGTCATCGACTACTCCGCTGTGGTGGCTGTGGGAGTGGCAAGCGGGATCGCTGGGCCACGGAGCTTGTTGCAGCTGCGGCAGACCGGGACAACCATCAGCGGCTTGTTGTAGTCGCGGTGGTCGTAGTCGCGGGCCGGTTTGGCGCAATCGACGCAAACTTGAGACTTAGCGCTTGGCAGTTCGCCCCGGCGAATTGCGCAATGCACTGCGTAGGAAGCGGCAGCGGCTCCAGTCTTCTTGCCCCAATGACGAGCGCACTCAAAACAGATCAGAGCGCGGCGGTCGCGTTGCGAGATGTCCGCACTGCAGAGACGGCAAAGACGAGTAGTCATTTAGATGGCCTCCGTCGTTTCGCGGGCCACACGCCGACGGCGCTTCGAGTCCGTCTCCATCAAGGCCAGCAAGCGGACCCCGAGGCTGTGGCGTGGCTCGGTAGTCTTCCCCCGAGCCAAATCACTGATGGTTGCTTGGGCGCATCCGGCCTTGGCGGCGATCTGCGGCTGGGTCAAACCGCGAACGGTTTGAATTTGGGCGATGACGTTTTTCCATTCCATGCCCCGACGATAACGTATCTCCGTTATTTATGCAACGGTTTTCAGTTACCGGAATTCCCTACAGTGCAAAAAATGGCAACTGACTACGGATCACGGCTGCGCGCGGCCCGAAAGCACGCGAAGCTCACCCAAATTCAACTGCAGGAGGCCACCGGCATCCCGCAGAGCACCATCTCGACCGCCGAGAGAATCGGGCACGGGTCGGCTGAGACTCCTGTCTACGCGAAGGCATGCGGGGTTGATGCGCACTGGCTTGCTACGGGGCTCGGAGACATGCTTGGCGGCGCCGCGCAAAACGCCAGCGAAGCTTGCGAAATGTCAAATAATCCCAATCCAAGGGAAACACCCGGATACCTGTTGATACGAATGGTTGACATACTGGGAACGCTAACATCAGGCACAAGGGGCGCGGCGGCGGAGTTGATCTCAGAGGCCATCAAGACTCCTGGCCTGGCGGAAAGCAACGCCGCGAAGTTGGAGGGAATGTTGACTTCCTCCAGTGACGTATCTCAGCCACAGCCCAGCCAATGGGCTCCGCCAAGAAAACAGACGCCACATGCCGAGATCCCAGGGAAAACAGACAAACGTAGTCGCAATACAGGGACGTGA
- a CDS encoding phosphoadenosine phosphosulfate reductase family protein: MSAVMNDLPSLIAWAMQYEAANGCRPKLRVSVSGGRTSMFMAKWCKENLGPYFDTLFMFANTSREHADTYRFLEAGDKAFGLGLTLIEAVVNRTAVAAKACSGKVVGYSELRKDGSIFREVCAAYGLPNQTFKLCTRELKTNPMDKFAESVGFGDALVAIGIRADETRRVSKSATKNRLIYPLVDFVPTTKLDVLEFFEQFDWDLRIPEQDGNCVDCHKKSDRKLQAVYMATPEVFDWSQQLDDDFKTVGPNSIAGVRVDEPRKRWRGYRDTRELLDALRSASYHPLAITDGGCSESCEVYETEEVA; this comes from the coding sequence ATGAGCGCCGTCATGAACGATCTGCCGTCCCTGATCGCGTGGGCGATGCAATACGAGGCGGCTAACGGATGTCGCCCCAAGTTGCGTGTAAGCGTATCGGGTGGACGTACTTCGATGTTCATGGCGAAGTGGTGCAAGGAAAACCTTGGTCCGTACTTCGACACCCTGTTTATGTTTGCCAACACAAGCCGCGAACACGCAGATACGTATCGGTTTCTGGAGGCTGGCGATAAGGCTTTTGGCCTTGGACTAACTCTGATTGAAGCAGTCGTGAATCGCACTGCAGTGGCCGCCAAGGCTTGCAGCGGAAAAGTTGTCGGTTATAGCGAACTTCGCAAAGACGGTTCCATTTTCCGCGAGGTCTGTGCAGCGTATGGCCTGCCGAACCAGACTTTCAAGTTGTGCACCCGCGAACTCAAGACCAACCCAATGGACAAGTTCGCGGAGTCTGTAGGTTTTGGCGATGCACTCGTCGCCATCGGTATACGTGCTGATGAAACACGTCGCGTCTCGAAGTCCGCAACCAAGAACAGACTGATTTACCCGTTGGTTGATTTCGTTCCAACCACGAAGCTCGACGTGTTGGAGTTCTTCGAGCAATTCGATTGGGACCTGCGCATCCCCGAGCAGGATGGCAACTGTGTTGACTGCCATAAAAAGTCTGACCGCAAGTTGCAGGCTGTTTACATGGCAACACCGGAGGTTTTTGACTGGAGTCAGCAGCTTGATGACGACTTCAAAACAGTAGGCCCGAACAGCATAGCCGGTGTTCGCGTCGATGAGCCACGCAAGCGTTGGCGAGGTTACCGCGATACCCGCGAACTTCTGGACGCGTTGCGTAGCGCCTCCTATCACCCACTTGCTATTACTGATGGCGGGTGCTCCGAGTCGTGCGAAGTCTATGAAACGGAAGAGGTTGCCTGA